The following nucleotide sequence is from Methylocella sp..
TCAATGAGCTTTCAAATCGCGAACGCCATTCGAGACTGTTTTGCGGGCGGGTGATGTCGTGACCATTGTTATCGACATTTGAGTCGGGCGATTCCTCCTGCCCGTTCGCGGATTGGCTGATCGAGGCCTGCTCAGCGCTTCCATCTTGCGAGCCAGCGATCGCTCCCGCCGCCGAAGCGGTCACAATGACGCCGACCAGCCACGCAAGCGTCTGGAAGCGGAGAAGGAGACCGGAACGTTCGCCGTCGAGAGGCATCCGCATCACGCCAGCCTCCGGTTCCGCGGTCGCCGCCGTCTCGTTTTCGCGAGCGTCGCGGCGACGGCGGGCTCGCCTGCACCCCGGCTGACGCCCCCATTCTGGATGGTCCTCGACAAGGACTAACCGGAATCCGGCCGCCCCTCAATAGCGCTCGGCTGCTCCCGCCGTTTCTTCTCGACGTGGCGAAAGCTCCACTCAATCTCAAGACCGTCCTCGGTCACGCCATTGATGACGATTTGCGCGCATGGGCGGGGGCCATCCGGGGCGGCGAAGAATATGCTCTCTTCAATATCGACGCCGCCGCCGGCGGTCTCGAACAACCAGCGCCTGCCATTGGGCAACACGCAAAGCACGGCATGACCGTCTCGCACCCGTTTCAAGCGCACGCTCGGATGGATGTGGAAGCGCACGGCGAAAGGCAGCCGCTCGCTCGACCCAGCCGGCCCGGCGACGCGCAAGCGATCGGCCCCATCGAGCCTCTTGCCATCCTTGCGCAGCATAATGCGTCGCTGATGGATCAGACTGAAGCGGGGCTCATAGCCATTGTGGGCCATGACGAGCGTCGTCGCCGACGATTCGTCGCGACGTTCAACATCGACTTGATCCGGTCCCGAAACGATCGCATCGCCAAACCATTTGCGCAGGCCGGTATGAAAAGCGAAACGGCACGAGGAGGTGTCGTCGATCACAAGCGTCGAATGCGCCGCCGTCATGCGAGCGGATTCGCGCGCCGGGGCGCGATTGGCGTCAGGCGAGCCGCAATTCAGCACCAGCCGTTGCGCGCCAACAGAAAACTCGAAAGAGGCGCAGCCGGCGTGCGCTCGGCTGGAGAAAGCGGGCGGCGGCGGCCGGCCAGCGTCCATGATGAAAATCGCATCCTGCATCTCGATGCGCTGATAGCCCGAGTGCGGCGCGTTGGCGAGCGCGACGGCGCGGATATCGTCATAGGCAATTACGGTCGCGAGCTGTTCGGGCGCGGTGACGCCCATGCCGTTGAACAAGGCGAGCGTCCCATCGCCGTGCCGAAACAAGCGCAGCATAGGCATCATGCGATCAATCGCATTCAGCAGTTGCGCTGGAGGCTGCACGCCGCGCGCGGCGTAGGCTTGCCGCAAAGGCAACAGATCGAGAAGCAAATCGATCAAAGTTTGCGGATTGCGGCTGATATGTCCACCATCGGGCAGGATCTGCCGCTCTATCTCCTCGACGAGCAGCTTCCGGCTCCTTTGCAGAAGTTTTCCGGCGCCCTCCGCGCAAAGGCCAAGCTCTGCCAGCGCTATCGCCACCACAAGGCGCTGCTCGCCAAGAAGGCCTTCCGCCATTTTGCGCTCGAGAAAAACCTGGGTTCGGCCGATTCCTTTCATGAAACGACGGTAGAAAACGCGGTCGGCGCCCAGCAGAATGATCGGCGATTGCGAAAGCCAGGCAAGCAAGCGGCGGGCCGCAACGCGCGGCGCCCAGGCTGGGCTTTGGCTCGGTTTGCCGGACGCCGTCAGAAAATCTTCGACAAGAGCGCGCGCATTGGCTTTGGCGATGGCGGTGTCGGCGGCGCGCAAATGGCGCAGCCAGCTAAAGCTCGACAGCGCTTGCGCCCAGGCCTCCGACCTCGGCTCCAGTTCGAAAGGCGAGCGGCCATGCGCATTAACGATTTGGCCGCCAAACGCAAAATAACCGGCATAAATGTCGGCGGCGAGGGTCGGATCGCTGGTTCTTATATCCTGAGGCGCAATCAGCAGCCGCTCGGGCCGGCGTTGGCGCAAGCCGGAAATTGCGCGCCAGGGCGCGCCGAGACATCGCCAGAGGACAACGCCTCCCCGCGTGGCGAGATGCCCCGCCACACGCAACCGGTCCTTAAGAATCGCGCCGGCCACGAGTCTCGACTCCTTGAGTTTTTGCGGCCGCCAAACATTCCGCGACGCTCAGGCGCGAGACGCTGCCCGCGAGCGAAGACGATCTGCGCTCAGAAGGTTAAGTTATCGCCGAAAATCCTCTCGGCTTTATTAACCACGCCGGATCAACCGTGCAGCAAAAAATCCGTCGAGGCCGGAAAGTCGCGGATCAGACGCTGGAAGTTGCGACGGCAATGTCCGCAACTCCCCATTTTCGTTGATGATATCCGGGATGCCGCCAACTTCCTCGGATTCTATCGGCACGCGCATGACATCGGGGTTGCGGCGAAGCAGGGCGGCGATTTGCATTTCGCCTTCCTCCGGCTCGATCGAACAGGTGGAATAGACGATGAGGCCGCCCGGCCTCACAAGTTCGACCGCCTTGTCGAGCATCCGCGCTTGCGTCGCGGCCAGCGCTGCGATGTCGCTGGGCTTTTTGATCCAGGCAATGTCGGGGTGACGCCGGATGGTTCCGGTCGAGAGACAGGGCGCATCGAGCAGGATCGCATCGAACGGATTGGCCTTGAGACTCACGACGTCGGAGACGATGACGTCAGCGTGAAGGCCCAGCCGTGAAAAATTGGCGGCGAGCCGCTTCAATCGCTCCGCCGAACGGTCGATCGCCGTGACTTCAGCGCCCGCGGCTGCAAGTTGCGCCGCTTTGCCGCCTGGAGCCGCGCAGAAATCAGCCACCCGGACGCCCGGCCCCGCGCGCAGCAGCCGCGCCGGGAGCGCCGCCGCGGCGTCCTGAACCCACCATTCGCCCTCGTCAAAACCGGCGAGTTCCGTGATCGATTCATGGGTCAAAAGGCGCAGCGAGCCGGTCGGCAAAACCACGCCGCCGAGCCGCTCGGCCCAAAGCGCCGGATCGGACTTGACCGTGAGGTCGAGCGTCGGCTCCTCGCGATTGGCGATGGCGATGGCGCGCGCCAACTCCTCGCCATAAAATTTGCGCCAGCGCACCGCCAGCCAAGGCGGCGTATCCTGGTCAAGCGGATCGCTTTCGGCCAAAATTTTATCGCGTCCGCGCGCAAGATTGCGCAGAACGCCGTTAATCACCCCAGCAAAGGGCGCGGTTTTGGCTTCAAGGCGCGTCGCGCGGACGGCGAGATCGACAGCGGCATGGTCAGGCACGTCGAGAAAGAGCAACTGCGCGGCCGCCACGATCAGGGTCCATTCGAGATGAGCCACCTGTCGCGGCAGTCCCTTCTCCAGAAGCCCGCCGAGAGCCGACCGGATGGTGCCGAGCCGGCGTAGCGCGACGGTCACGATCGAACGCGTCAGGGCGATGTCGCGCGCGTCGAGGCCGCCCAGCCGGGCCGGGATCGCGCCGGGCGAGAAACAATCCTCAAGGGAATGGGCTTTGCCGACGATATCGCAAACGATGGCGGCGGCGGCGAGGCGAGCCGGGAGCCCGGGATGTTGCTCGGCCTCGAGTCTTTGAGCTGCTGCTGAGGCGATATGGCCTGGCCGATTGGTCGCAGTTTTAGAATTCCGCCGGTGATCAACCGGCGGGCGCGGCGGTTCCTTCAAATTCAAGCTCCGCAACGAAAGGTTCGGCAGGGATTCGGAGATCGCAAGGCGCGGCGACGAAACATGTGCATTTCTACCATGAATGGTTAAACTTTGCGCGAGCTTTTGTCCTTATCCAAAGGCTCACGAACCTCGTTGACGCCTGAAGGCGATTGCCATGCAACGTTTGTCTGAACCAGAGAACCAGCCGAACGAGAAAGATTCGGCTGCAACGACGCAGGATCCGCGCAGCGCCGCCGGAGGCAAGGCTTTGTCGCCGGAAGCGCAGCGCGCTCTCGCCGAGGCGGAAGAACGTCGCCGCCTTAAAGCGAACCGGGACGAAACGCGACAAAAGGAGCTCAACGGCCGCGATGGTCCCGAGCCAGTGCGCTATGGCGATTGGGAAGTGAAGGGAATCGCAACCGACTTTTGAGGCGTTCTTTCGGAGATTTTACGCTTGAGTAAAACCTCCGTCATCCGCTCAAGCCCGCAATCAGACTTGGCAGATCGAGCGGACGAAACCCGTAATGCCGCAACCAGCGGATATCGGATTCAAAGAATGCTCGCAGGTCGGGCATGCCATATTTCAGCATTGCTATGCGATCGATGCCCATGCCCCAGGCGAAGCCCTGGTAGACGTCGGGGTCAAGACCGCAATTGCGCAAGACATTTGGATGCACCATGCCGCAACCAAGGATTTCAAGCCAATCCTCACCCTCGCCGAATCTGATCTCGCCGTCCCTTCGCGAACATTGAATGTCGACTTCCATCGACGGTTCGGTGAATGGGAAATAGCTCGGCCGGAAGCGCATCTTAACTTCGGCCACCTCGAAGAAAGCCTTGCAGAATTCCTCGAGAATCCACTTCAAATGCCCAAGATTCGCGGAGCGGTCGATGACGAGACCCTCCACCTGATGGAACATTGGCGTATGGGTCTGATCGGAATCGCAGCGATACGTGCGTCCGGGGCAAATCACCCGGATCGGCGGCTTTTGCGTCAACATGGTGCGAACCTGCACCGGACTCGTGTGGGTGCGCAAAACCTTGCGCTTACCCTCGGCGTCGGGATTGAAGAAGAACGTGTCATGCATGTCGCGCGCGGGGTGATCCGGCGGAAAATTCAGCTTGGTGAAATTATAATCGTCGGTCTCGATATCCGGCCCTTCGGCGATCGAAAATCCCATGTCGGCGAAAATCGCCGCCAGTTCATCCATGACCTGCGTGACCGGATGGATGCGGCCGAGCGCAATCCCGTCCGCTCGAGGCGGCAAGGTGACATCCAATGTCTCGGCTTTGAGACGCGCTTCAATGGCGGCTTCCTTCAGGACCGCGCGTCGAGCCGCCAAGGCGGCCGCCACGCTGTCCTTCAGCGCATTGATCGCCGCGCCCTGCGCCTTGCGGTCGTCCGGCCCCATTTTGCCAAGGCCTGAAAGAAGCTCCGAAATCGAGCCTTTTTTGCCAAGGGCCGCAACCCGCACGGCCTCAAGCGAAGCCTCATCGGGCGCGGCTGCGATTTCAGCCAGGATTTGAGTTTCTAGAGCGGTCAGATCGGACATTGTTCAAGGCAACTCGTTTGCGCGCGCAGAGGCGAGCAAGGCTTCTGCCACGCGGGCTGGTCCATGTCGAGGCTGCCGCATAAAGCGCCAAAGGGCGCGGGCCACCGGTCTCGGGCGGATTATTTGCGAATTCGTTTCGTCGCCTCGTTCAGCCACCGCCGCACGGCCGGCTCGACGAGCGGAGCGATTTCCTGCCGGACGCGCGCGTGATAGGCGTTGAGCCAGGCAATTTCCTCCGCGTTGAGGAGCCGGCGTTCGATCAACGCGAGATCGATCGGCGCCAGCGTGATCGTCTCGAAACCAAGCATCTCCCGTTCGCCGCCAGGAATTTC
It contains:
- a CDS encoding heparinase II/III family protein; protein product: MAGAILKDRLRVAGHLATRGGVVLWRCLGAPWRAISGLRQRRPERLLIAPQDIRTSDPTLAADIYAGYFAFGGQIVNAHGRSPFELEPRSEAWAQALSSFSWLRHLRAADTAIAKANARALVEDFLTASGKPSQSPAWAPRVAARRLLAWLSQSPIILLGADRVFYRRFMKGIGRTQVFLERKMAEGLLGEQRLVVAIALAELGLCAEGAGKLLQRSRKLLVEEIERQILPDGGHISRNPQTLIDLLLDLLPLRQAYAARGVQPPAQLLNAIDRMMPMLRLFRHGDGTLALFNGMGVTAPEQLATVIAYDDIRAVALANAPHSGYQRIEMQDAIFIMDAGRPPPPAFSSRAHAGCASFEFSVGAQRLVLNCGSPDANRAPARESARMTAAHSTLVIDDTSSCRFAFHTGLRKWFGDAIVSGPDQVDVERRDESSATTLVMAHNGYEPRFSLIHQRRIMLRKDGKRLDGADRLRVAGPAGSSERLPFAVRFHIHPSVRLKRVRDGHAVLCVLPNGRRWLFETAGGGVDIEESIFFAAPDGPRPCAQIVINGVTEDGLEIEWSFRHVEKKRREQPSAIEGRPDSG
- a CDS encoding DUF1674 domain-containing protein; the protein is MQRLSEPENQPNEKDSAATTQDPRSAAGGKALSPEAQRALAEAEERRRLKANRDETRQKELNGRDGPEPVRYGDWEVKGIATDF
- the pheS gene encoding phenylalanine--tRNA ligase subunit alpha produces the protein MSDLTALETQILAEIAAAPDEASLEAVRVAALGKKGSISELLSGLGKMGPDDRKAQGAAINALKDSVAAALAARRAVLKEAAIEARLKAETLDVTLPPRADGIALGRIHPVTQVMDELAAIFADMGFSIAEGPDIETDDYNFTKLNFPPDHPARDMHDTFFFNPDAEGKRKVLRTHTSPVQVRTMLTQKPPIRVICPGRTYRCDSDQTHTPMFHQVEGLVIDRSANLGHLKWILEEFCKAFFEVAEVKMRFRPSYFPFTEPSMEVDIQCSRRDGEIRFGEGEDWLEILGCGMVHPNVLRNCGLDPDVYQGFAWGMGIDRIAMLKYGMPDLRAFFESDIRWLRHYGFRPLDLPSLIAGLSG
- a CDS encoding transcription antitermination factor NusB — its product is MASAAAQRLEAEQHPGLPARLAAAAIVCDIVGKAHSLEDCFSPGAIPARLGGLDARDIALTRSIVTVALRRLGTIRSALGGLLEKGLPRQVAHLEWTLIVAAAQLLFLDVPDHAAVDLAVRATRLEAKTAPFAGVINGVLRNLARGRDKILAESDPLDQDTPPWLAVRWRKFYGEELARAIAIANREEPTLDLTVKSDPALWAERLGGVVLPTGSLRLLTHESITELAGFDEGEWWVQDAAAALPARLLRAGPGVRVADFCAAPGGKAAQLAAAGAEVTAIDRSAERLKRLAANFSRLGLHADVIVSDVVSLKANPFDAILLDAPCLSTGTIRRHPDIAWIKKPSDIAALAATQARMLDKAVELVRPGGLIVYSTCSIEPEEGEMQIAALLRRNPDVMRVPIESEEVGGIPDIINENGELRTLPSQLPASDPRLSGLDGFFAARLIRRG